One genomic segment of Salarias fasciatus chromosome 8, fSalaFa1.1, whole genome shotgun sequence includes these proteins:
- the ormdl3 gene encoding ORM1-like protein 3 — MNVGTAHSEVNPNTRVMNGRGMWLSYVLGIGLLHGVLLSIPFASVPVVWTLTNLIHNLCMYLLLHTVKGTPFETPDQGKARLLTHWEQMDYGVQFTASRKFLTITPIVLYFLTSFYTKYDRVHFVVNTVSLLTVLIPKLPQLHGVRIFGINKY, encoded by the exons atgAACGTGGGCACGGCCCACAGCGAGGTGAACCCCAACACCCGGGTGATGAACGGCCGCGGCATGTGGCTGTCCTACGTGCTGGGCATCGGCCTGCTGCACGGCGTGCTGCTCAGCATCCCCTTCGCCAGCGTGCCGGTGGTCTGGACCCTCACCAACCTCATCCACAACctg TGCATGTACCTCCTGCTGCACACCGTCAAAGGAACCCCGTTCGAGACCCCGGACCAGGGCAAGGCCCGCCTCCTGACGCACTGGGAGCAGATGGACTACGGCGTGCAGTTCACCGCCTCGCGCAAGTTCCTCACCATCACGCCCATCGTgct gtaTTTTCTCACCAGCTTCTACACCAAGTACGACCGGGTGCACTTCGTGGTGAACACCGTGTCGCTGCTCACCGTGCTCATCCCCAAGCTCCCCCAGCTGCACGGCGTCCGGATCTTCGGGATCAACAAGTACTGA